The window CCTCGAACTGTTTTTCGATGTAGGCCATCAGGGCTTCATTCCCTTCTTCCCGTACTTCGAGCGGCTCGCCGACGCAGTAGACGATCGCAAACCCTTTTTCAGCGAAAAAGCGGAATTTTTCGGCGATGAATTCCTGGCTTTCGCCCAACACGTGACGCCGTTCGCTGTGCCCGATCAAAATCGTTTCAATGCCGAACTCTTCGAGCTGTTCGAGGGCGATTTCTCCCGTAAACGCTCCGTTACGTGCCGGATAACCGTTTTGCGCCCCGATGAGGATATTGCGCTGTTCGTGTCCCAATGCGGTAAAGGGCGGGAACACGATCACGGTATCGGAAATATCGTTCGCACTGACGAACGATTCGACGACGGCCATGTAGGCATGCGTCTCCTGACGCGTTTTGTTCGCTTTAAAGTTGGCACACACTATCATTTTCTTTTCCTCGCTTCCTTCGGAATACTCACACAGGACAAAACCCGCGCACCTTTCTGCACCTGAGGTCTTATTTCATCAGCGGTTTGACACCGGGAAGGATTTTACCTTCCAACAATTCCAGCGAAGCCCCGCCGCCCGTAGAAATAAACGTGATCTCCTCGTCCAAACCCACGCGCTGGACCAAATCGGCGGTATCACCGCCGCCTACAACCGTTGTCGCGTACGAATCCGCGACGAAATGGGCGATTTTGTTCGATCCGCGCGCAAAACGATCCATCTCGTATACGCCCATCGGCCCGTTCCACAGGATGGTTTGGACGTCGGCTAGGACCTGGCGGTACAGCCGTACCGTCGCCGGCCCGATGTCCAGTCCCATCCATCCCGATGGAATCTCCTGGATGCTCACCAGGCGGCTCATCGCGTCGGGTGCGAATTTTTCGGCCGCCACCACGTCGACGGGGAGATAGAATTTAACGCCGAGCTTTTTCGCTTCTTCCATGATTTTCAGTGCTTCGGGGATCAGATCGTCTTCGACCAGCGAATTTCCGACGTCGTGCCCGAGCGCTTTGAGAAACGTAAACGCCATCCCGCCGCCGATCAGCATTTTGTCGACTTTGGGCAGCAGGTTGATCAGCGCCTCGAGCTTACCGGAGACTTTACTGCCGCCGACGATCGCGGCGAACGGACGTACCGGACGGTCGAGCAGCGTGCCGAAAAACTGGATCTCTTTTTGCAGCAGGAAACCGGCGGCTTTGTGCTGGGCATCGAAATACTGCGTGATCCCTTCAACGGAAGCGTGTGCACGGTGGCTCACCCCGAACGCGTCATTGATGTACACTTCCGCCATCGAGGCCATCGCGCGGCTGAGTTCGGGATCGTTCTTCGTCTCCCCTTTTTCGAAACGGAGGTTTTCCAGCAACAACACTTCGCCGTTTTGAAGTTCGGAGGCAAGTTTCATCGCACTCTCCCCGACCACGTCGGCCGCCATT of the Campylobacterota bacterium genome contains:
- a CDS encoding phosphoglycerate kinase; amino-acid sequence: MQLLSIKECDIKGKKVFIRCDFNVPMDDYGNITDDRRIRSALATVNYCLDQGCAIILGSHFGRPKGEPDEKYSLAPIARRLHQLLKIDIKMAADVVGESAMKLASELQNGEVLLLENLRFEKGETKNDPELSRAMASMAEVYINDAFGVSHRAHASVEGITQYFDAQHKAAGFLLQKEIQFFGTLLDRPVRPFAAIVGGSKVSGKLEALINLLPKVDKMLIGGGMAFTFLKALGHDVGNSLVEDDLIPEALKIMEEAKKLGVKFYLPVDVVAAEKFAPDAMSRLVSIQEIPSGWMGLDIGPATVRLYRQVLADVQTILWNGPMGVYEMDRFARGSNKIAHFVADSYATTVVGGGDTADLVQRVGLDEEITFISTGGGASLELLEGKILPGVKPLMK
- a CDS encoding triose-phosphate isomerase — translated: MIVCANFKANKTRQETHAYMAVVESFVSANDISDTVIVFPPFTALGHEQRNILIGAQNGYPARNGAFTGEIALEQLEEFGIETILIGHSERRHVLGESQEFIAEKFRFFAEKGFAIVYCVGEPLEVREEGNEALMAYIEKQFEGIDLDYADLVIAYEPVWAIGTGLTPSLRDIELIHGALRAKTSAPLLYGGSVKVDNARDIMALENVDGVLVGSAALSANDFCEMIAQAAELGAQGR